The Mycobacteriales bacterium genome includes a region encoding these proteins:
- the tcuA gene encoding FAD-dependent tricarballylate dehydrogenase TcuA, producing MNEQPARHVVVVGGGNAGLCAALSAAEQGAQVTVLERAPVAKRGGNTAFTAGAMRVAYEGLDDILSLVPDLSPQQQAVTDFGRYDESKFFDDLAHVTKYRADPDLATTLVSNSLPTMQWMQGNGIRFTPIYGRQAFEVDGRYTFWGGLTVEAVGGGPGLVEFLARASEKAGVSTRFGARAIALETGPNGITGVVVRDGWKEETIACDAVVLAAGGFQANTEWRTRYLGPGWDLAKVRGSSYNTGDGIRMALDIGASPAGNWSGCHAVQWDLNAPEFGDLAVGDGFQKHSYPWGVVFNTDGKRFMDEGADFRNYTYAMYGRRVLEQPNQVAWQVFDGKVEHMLRDEYRIREVTKASADTLEGLAAKLDGIDVAGFLAEVERYNAAVDQSIPFNPNVKDGRGTTGLAVPKSNWANTLDTPPFQAYAVTCGLTYTFGGLRIGTDAQVLDTGLEPIPGLYAAGELTGGLFYFNYPGGSGLTNGSVFGRIAGRNAARV from the coding sequence GTGAACGAGCAGCCGGCCAGGCACGTCGTCGTGGTGGGAGGCGGGAACGCCGGGCTGTGCGCCGCGCTGTCCGCCGCCGAGCAGGGCGCGCAGGTCACCGTCCTGGAACGGGCCCCGGTGGCCAAGCGCGGCGGCAACACCGCCTTCACCGCCGGCGCGATGCGGGTCGCGTACGAGGGCCTGGACGACATCCTCAGCCTGGTGCCGGACCTGAGCCCGCAGCAGCAGGCGGTCACCGACTTCGGCCGCTACGACGAGTCGAAGTTCTTCGACGATCTCGCCCACGTGACCAAGTACCGCGCCGACCCCGACCTGGCCACCACGCTGGTGTCCAACAGCCTGCCGACGATGCAGTGGATGCAGGGCAACGGCATCCGCTTCACCCCCATCTACGGCCGGCAGGCGTTCGAGGTCGACGGCCGCTACACGTTCTGGGGCGGGCTGACCGTCGAGGCGGTCGGCGGCGGTCCCGGGCTGGTCGAGTTCCTGGCCCGGGCCAGCGAGAAGGCCGGCGTGAGCACCCGCTTCGGCGCCCGCGCGATCGCGCTGGAGACCGGCCCGAACGGGATCACCGGCGTGGTCGTCCGGGACGGCTGGAAGGAGGAGACCATCGCCTGCGACGCGGTCGTGCTCGCGGCCGGCGGCTTCCAGGCCAACACCGAGTGGCGCACCCGCTACCTCGGTCCCGGCTGGGACCTGGCCAAGGTGCGCGGCAGCTCGTACAACACCGGGGACGGGATCCGGATGGCCCTGGACATCGGGGCCAGCCCGGCCGGCAACTGGTCCGGCTGCCACGCCGTGCAGTGGGACCTCAACGCGCCCGAGTTCGGCGACCTCGCGGTCGGCGACGGCTTCCAGAAGCACAGCTATCCCTGGGGCGTCGTGTTCAACACCGACGGCAAGCGGTTCATGGACGAGGGCGCGGACTTCCGCAACTACACCTACGCCATGTACGGCCGGCGCGTGCTGGAGCAGCCCAACCAGGTGGCCTGGCAGGTCTTCGACGGCAAGGTCGAGCACATGCTGCGCGACGAGTACCGGATCCGGGAGGTGACCAAGGCCAGCGCGGACACGCTGGAAGGGCTGGCGGCCAAGCTCGACGGCATCGACGTGGCCGGCTTCCTGGCCGAGGTCGAACGCTACAACGCCGCCGTCGACCAGAGCATCCCGTTCAACCCGAACGTCAAGGACGGCCGCGGCACCACCGGCCTGGCCGTGCCCAAGTCGAACTGGGCCAACACCCTGGACACCCCGCCGTTCCAGGCGTACGCGGTGACCTGCGGGCTGACGTACACGTTCGGCGGGCTGCGGATCGGCACGGACGCGCAGGTGCTGGACACCGGCCTGGAGCCGATCCCGGGCCTGTACGCGGCCGGGGAGCTGACCGGCGGGCTGTTCTACTTCAACTATCCCGGCGGGTCGGGGCTGACCAACGGGTCGGTGTTCGGGCGGATCGCGGGCCGCAACGCCGCCCGCGTCTGA
- a CDS encoding aldehyde dehydrogenase family protein: MNAELDRFFPGGHVPGGYVHGKTLDTTGDPIAVLDPADRGLLTEVRAATAAEVGDAVDSAGQAFRGVWRPLGEVGRGEALHRVAAALRRDLEPLARLESVDTGKPLRQARGDVATAARYFEFYAGAADKQYGSVIPGEGPYWAYTLREPYGVVAHITPWNSPLSQMCRGVAPSLAAGNTVVVKPSEVTPLTSLAAAALFVAAGLPPGVCNVVMGTGPQTGAALVEHPSVAHIGFTGSVATGRRVLHAAAERIVGVNLELGGKSPTIVLPDADLDAAVTAGAMAVVRNAGQSCFATTRILVHRSIARDYTERLAVAVGGLSVGRGLADPDLGPVASEPQLRKVTAALDAARDEGARLVVGGTAIPSLPGYFLTPAVLAGVRNDMRVAQQEIFGPVQSVIEYDTEAEAVAIANDSPYGLAAGVFTRDLSTAHRLARLLEAGQVQINGYPLGGVETPFGGYKQSGLGREKGLAALEHYSQLKTVIVRN, from the coding sequence GTGAACGCCGAGCTGGACCGCTTCTTCCCCGGCGGCCACGTCCCCGGCGGGTACGTGCACGGCAAGACCCTCGACACCACCGGCGATCCGATCGCGGTGCTGGACCCGGCCGACCGCGGCCTGCTGACCGAGGTGCGGGCCGCGACGGCCGCGGAGGTCGGGGACGCGGTGGACTCGGCCGGGCAGGCGTTCCGCGGGGTCTGGCGGCCGCTGGGCGAGGTCGGGCGCGGCGAGGCGCTGCACCGCGTCGCCGCCGCGCTGCGCCGCGACCTGGAACCGCTGGCCCGCCTGGAGTCCGTCGACACCGGCAAGCCGCTGCGGCAGGCCCGCGGCGACGTCGCCACCGCCGCCCGCTACTTCGAGTTCTACGCCGGAGCCGCCGACAAGCAGTACGGCTCGGTCATCCCTGGCGAGGGCCCCTACTGGGCCTACACGCTGCGGGAGCCGTACGGGGTGGTCGCCCACATCACGCCGTGGAACTCCCCGCTGAGCCAGATGTGCCGGGGCGTCGCGCCGAGCCTGGCCGCCGGCAACACCGTGGTGGTCAAGCCGTCCGAGGTCACGCCGCTGACCAGCCTGGCCGCCGCCGCGCTGTTCGTGGCAGCGGGACTGCCGCCCGGCGTCTGCAACGTGGTCATGGGCACCGGTCCGCAGACCGGCGCCGCGCTGGTCGAGCATCCCTCGGTCGCGCACATCGGCTTCACCGGCTCGGTCGCCACCGGCCGCCGCGTCCTGCACGCCGCCGCCGAGCGCATCGTCGGGGTCAACCTGGAGCTCGGCGGCAAGTCCCCGACGATCGTGCTGCCGGACGCCGACCTGGACGCCGCGGTCACCGCGGGCGCGATGGCCGTGGTCCGCAACGCCGGCCAGTCCTGCTTCGCGACCACCCGGATCCTGGTGCACCGCTCGATCGCCCGCGACTACACCGAGCGGCTCGCGGTCGCGGTCGGCGGCCTCAGCGTCGGGCGCGGGCTGGCGGACCCCGACCTCGGCCCGGTCGCGTCCGAACCGCAGCTGCGCAAGGTCACCGCGGCGCTGGACGCGGCCCGGGACGAGGGCGCGCGGCTCGTCGTGGGCGGCACCGCGATCCCGTCGCTGCCGGGCTATTTCCTCACCCCGGCCGTGCTCGCCGGCGTCCGCAACGACATGCGGGTGGCTCAGCAGGAGATCTTCGGCCCGGTCCAGTCGGTGATCGAGTACGACACCGAGGCCGAGGCCGTCGCGATCGCCAACGACTCCCCGTACGGGTTGGCGGCCGGGGTGTTCACCCGCGACCTGTCGACCGCGCACCGGCTCGCGCGCCTGCTGGAGGCCGGCCAGGTCCAGATCAACGGCTATCCGCTCGGCGGGGTCGAGACGCCCTTCGGCGGCTACAAGCAGAGCGGTCTCGGCCGCGAGAAGGGGCTGGCCGCGCTGGAGCACTACAGCCAGCTCAAGACCGTGATCGTCCGCAACTGA
- a CDS encoding NAD(P)-dependent oxidoreductase, producing MTARTPTVAVLDAMPAASLRVIEEIFTPAYALAAADDGTPAAKRVAARDADVLLTMWGSVDADTIAAAPHARVIQKLGVGVDKIDATAAAARGVVVLKAAGINADAVAELAVLLTLAVGRHYDKATAAARKGLLAKEELRAESFQLLGRRYGLLGFGAIGRAVATRMAGFGVEIVYYDLAPVDPAVERACHARYVEQDELIGTADVISLHLPSTPGTDRIVDESFLARTKPGVIIVNTARGSLIDEPALARAVASGQVLGAGLDVTAQEPIAADSPLLGLERVVLTPHVGGAVADNFPRVIRRAYDNAEAVLHGGSVDPADVVVWPGR from the coding sequence GTACGCGCTCGCGGCCGCCGACGACGGCACCCCCGCGGCCAAGCGCGTCGCCGCCCGCGACGCGGACGTGCTGCTGACCATGTGGGGTTCCGTCGACGCGGACACGATCGCCGCGGCCCCGCACGCGCGGGTGATCCAGAAGCTCGGCGTCGGGGTCGACAAGATCGACGCGACCGCGGCCGCCGCGCGCGGTGTCGTGGTGCTCAAGGCCGCCGGGATCAACGCCGACGCGGTGGCCGAGCTGGCGGTCCTGCTGACGCTGGCCGTCGGCCGACACTACGACAAGGCCACCGCCGCGGCCCGCAAGGGCCTGCTGGCCAAGGAGGAACTGCGCGCGGAGTCGTTCCAGCTGCTCGGCCGCAGGTACGGGCTGCTGGGCTTCGGCGCGATCGGCCGCGCGGTGGCGACCCGGATGGCCGGCTTCGGGGTGGAGATCGTCTACTACGACCTCGCCCCGGTCGACCCGGCGGTCGAGCGGGCCTGCCACGCCCGGTACGTCGAACAGGACGAGCTGATCGGGACCGCGGACGTGATTTCGCTGCACCTGCCGAGCACGCCGGGCACCGACCGGATCGTGGACGAGAGCTTCCTGGCCCGGACGAAACCGGGGGTGATCATCGTGAACACCGCCCGTGGTTCGCTGATCGACGAGCCCGCGCTGGCCCGCGCTGTCGCCAGTGGACAGGTGCTGGGCGCCGGGCTGGACGTGACCGCCCAGGAGCCGATCGCCGCGGACTCGCCGCTGCTGGGCCTGGAGCGGGTCGTGCTCACCCCGCATGTCGGCGGCGCGGTGGCCGACAACTTCCCCCGGGTGATCCGGCGCGCGTACGACAACGCCGAGGCCGTGCTGCACGGCGGCAGCGTCGATCCGGCCGACGTCGTCGTCTGGCCGGGCCGGTGA